A region of Pseudomonas putida DNA encodes the following proteins:
- a CDS encoding helix-turn-helix transcriptional regulator, with the protein MRIAEVTRVTALSRNTIYKRMREGTFPKQVRLGPNSVAWLQSDISAWMTSVMSDESEAE; encoded by the coding sequence ATGCGTATCGCTGAAGTCACGCGAGTCACCGCACTCAGCCGAAACACCATTTACAAGCGGATGAGGGAAGGTACATTTCCAAAGCAGGTGAGGCTCGGGCCAAACTCAGTCGCCTGGTTGCAGTCGGATATCTCCGCTTGGATGACCTCGGTGATGTCAGATGAATCAGAGGCCGAGTGA
- a CDS encoding pyocin activator PrtN family protein, which yields MNTTFLLLAQYDGMVVIPIERVCTDYFPHLSVEKLKGKIARGEIRLPLISIEKSQKSARGVHIGDLASYIDARRAEALKSLR from the coding sequence GTGAACACTACCTTCTTACTCCTCGCTCAGTACGATGGGATGGTTGTGATCCCAATTGAACGGGTCTGCACCGATTACTTCCCACATCTCTCTGTTGAAAAGCTGAAGGGCAAGATCGCACGCGGCGAAATTCGGCTCCCACTTATCTCGATCGAGAAAAGCCAGAAGTCAGCGCGTGGTGTGCACATTGGGGACCTGGCTTCTTACATTGACGCCAGACGCGCGGAGGCATTGAAAAGTTTGAGATAG
- a CDS encoding DUF6731 family protein — protein MTDRMRKYAIDFFTGHIGPANSKEKLSAFLRKHSGKLCPHVEGVTYDVEIRGLVEAEPGIFHGVFAKIRKDELPHAGKAGHPDRDLGLAQDEGLVDKNHFVYYEQNELLVMQANRHAGTAVALGKYLTDIHGQLAVSFNPVLQPDATRRLMREDLTPVQIETSFARPTNPDLYPDDDWSPGLLDMLSQLGGGNVKLSVTADRKRAAEGADKLTDRARRVAQAFRQIPNVRKVKINMEDDEGIIYPIDLIADRLKVKIEISVSGRYPNEAGMFKALKGAKNDQLDNLQQIFGIPGANLN, from the coding sequence ATGACTGACAGAATGCGGAAGTATGCGATTGACTTTTTCACGGGACACATCGGGCCAGCGAACTCGAAAGAAAAGTTAAGCGCTTTTCTACGTAAACATAGCGGGAAGCTTTGTCCACATGTGGAAGGTGTGACTTATGACGTTGAAATTCGCGGCCTAGTCGAGGCAGAGCCGGGTATATTTCATGGGGTTTTTGCGAAGATTAGAAAAGACGAGTTGCCACATGCTGGTAAGGCTGGTCATCCTGATCGTGACTTAGGGCTGGCGCAGGATGAAGGGCTGGTAGATAAAAACCACTTTGTGTATTACGAGCAGAACGAGCTTTTAGTTATGCAGGCCAACAGGCATGCCGGTACTGCGGTAGCCTTGGGTAAGTATCTTACTGATATACATGGACAGCTTGCAGTTTCATTCAATCCCGTACTTCAGCCCGATGCTACACGCCGGTTGATGCGAGAAGATTTGACCCCGGTCCAGATTGAGACGAGCTTTGCGCGTCCGACGAACCCCGATCTATACCCTGATGACGATTGGTCGCCAGGTCTCCTCGATATGCTTTCTCAGCTTGGCGGCGGGAACGTCAAGCTCTCAGTGACGGCAGACCGCAAGCGAGCCGCGGAAGGAGCGGACAAGCTGACAGACCGTGCCCGCAGGGTTGCACAGGCTTTCAGACAGATACCGAATGTCCGAAAGGTGAAAATCAATATGGAGGATGATGAAGGCATCATCTACCCTATCGACCTTATTGCCGATCGGCTCAAAGTGAAAATTGAAATATCCGTTTCTGGACGCTACCCCAATGAAGCAGGGATGTTCAAAGCATTGAAAGGGGCGAAAAATGACCAGCTCGACAACTTGCAGCAAATATTCGGAATTCCAGGTGCTAACCTTAATTAA
- a CDS encoding recombinase family protein, producing the protein MFIRAYLRASTDEQDAGRARASLEKFASDHNKVIACEYLENASGAAADRPELLRLLKDARKGDVLLVESIDRLSRLPADDWAKLKSAIDAKGLRIVALDLPTSHQGMRDTKGDEFTDRMLSAINSMLVEMMAAIARKDYEQRRERQAQGIQKAKAEGKYQGRPVDEELHKRVKELLGAGLGIRATARHANCSTTTVLRIRDTVA; encoded by the coding sequence ATGTTCATTCGCGCCTACCTTCGAGCATCCACCGACGAGCAAGACGCTGGCCGCGCCCGGGCCTCATTGGAAAAGTTTGCCAGCGACCACAACAAGGTCATTGCCTGCGAATACTTGGAGAATGCCAGCGGTGCCGCTGCGGATCGACCGGAGCTGCTGCGCCTGCTCAAGGATGCTCGGAAGGGTGACGTGCTGCTTGTCGAATCTATTGATCGCCTGTCCCGTCTGCCGGCCGACGACTGGGCGAAGCTCAAGAGTGCGATCGACGCCAAGGGTCTGCGCATCGTGGCGTTGGACCTGCCCACCAGCCACCAGGGTATGCGCGACACGAAGGGCGATGAGTTCACCGACCGCATGCTGTCCGCGATCAACTCGATGCTGGTCGAAATGATGGCCGCCATCGCCCGGAAGGATTACGAGCAGCGCCGCGAGCGCCAGGCTCAGGGGATTCAGAAGGCAAAAGCCGAAGGCAAATACCAAGGTCGGCCTGTGGACGAGGAGCTTCACAAGCGCGTGAAGGAGCTTCTCGGCGCCGGGCTAGGTATCCGAGCCACTGCCAGGCATGCGAACTGCTCGACAACCACTGTGCTGCGCATTCGCGACACTGTTGCCTGA
- a CDS encoding phage tail length tape measure family protein, with product MALTSRLAIEVDGRSAEQQVKDIRAALEALEQAGIRASATLRKSGGDYSNLAMSLARVQAANEKASSSTDAAAKSAEAAAKAAASQRKELDSLLGKIDPLTKKLNDLAAQEAALAQARDSGQINSAAYDAYSRKLQESLNSLAGVSNAQKVVGETAEQARTRILAIADASVKAAQEQRNLASVATGLSEAEQGLLSGNMVLAANQGRLAESTQKVAAANRQAKVATEAQTESLNDLLAAIDPTTRALNRLDEQERKLAQQKKIGALDADTFTYYQGKIDQARAALTGFDQSLNRTGNTAKQNAAALRMLPAQFSDVVISLQAGQSPLTVFLQQGSQIKDSFGGMGQAARATSSYIIGLVNPFTVAAAAAGVLALAYKQGSDEATAFNASLALTGNTAGTSTEQLAGMAQQVSATGGTVGKAAAVLAQLAASTRIPVSSFESITRAAIDFESATGQAAEETVKNFERIAKDPAAEILKLNESMNFLTASTYEQIKALQEQGKTQAAAELANDAYEQGLNRTSKGVRDNLGYIEASWKAVTGAAKAAWDAALNVGREKTLDEQLKALDEQLATIAEAANRRTQRKPGGGQADPISNLAPADTFRQEALEAEKTQLLIMKAEKDRRAMAQGLAQQQQKQSLDDQLALDKLRENSENNAAKREKALAEYRLLVERRVAEARVKNDQSLLISADQQAKDIAAINEKYKDPRTPKGPQYREDAGQRMLDEARQRYAVLQQQSRVIAGEVDQTQKLGAEAKKLIELENEIANLKEKKTLTTSQKQVLAMAELNLAQQKQNAELEKANQLTQAQYEVKAKLKAYQDNLDSRAGLEKDRYRSELEGAGLGDRAKQRAQEALKIQQDYQKRVNKITNDYTDSNDKSDSRKQLYEGELAAENKALNDSLERQKQHYADLDALRGNWLLGVSESWQNYADMATDYNEQARAATESILGAATMSISDSLAGIIKGTQSLGDAFGDLAANMANSIINALTQMAAQWLVYQAVQLVAGKATQASAAGTMAANATATSLQAGLAAFASTAAIPIVGPVLAPEAMATALSITAPMAAAVATAATAGIGFSDGGYTGPGGVYEPAGIVHKGEVVWSQADIRRFGGVSAVEALRAGNVVPSGNPQAPGRHLIAARDVRTPPAAHQVFIVNNSNSVVETRTGEDGRLEVLVQAVEDRLVDQVAAGWGNFTQVLEQSYSMKRNAS from the coding sequence ATGGCGCTCACATCCCGCTTGGCTATTGAGGTCGACGGACGTTCTGCAGAGCAGCAGGTTAAAGACATAAGGGCTGCGCTCGAGGCTTTGGAACAAGCTGGTATCAGGGCAAGCGCCACGTTGCGCAAGTCCGGGGGCGACTACTCCAACTTAGCGATGTCTCTGGCCAGGGTGCAGGCGGCTAACGAAAAAGCTTCATCCTCGACAGATGCGGCCGCCAAGAGCGCGGAGGCAGCGGCAAAGGCTGCTGCCAGCCAGCGCAAAGAGCTAGACAGCCTTCTAGGCAAGATCGACCCCCTAACCAAGAAGCTGAACGACCTAGCGGCCCAGGAAGCCGCGCTGGCCCAAGCCAGAGATTCTGGCCAGATCAACTCGGCAGCCTACGACGCATACAGCCGCAAGCTGCAGGAGTCGCTGAACTCGCTCGCAGGTGTCTCGAATGCCCAGAAGGTGGTGGGCGAAACGGCAGAGCAGGCCAGAACCAGAATCCTGGCGATTGCCGATGCTTCAGTGAAGGCGGCGCAGGAGCAGCGCAACCTCGCCAGCGTTGCGACCGGTCTGTCTGAGGCAGAGCAGGGCCTGCTGTCCGGCAACATGGTCCTCGCGGCCAATCAAGGGCGACTAGCTGAGTCGACCCAAAAGGTAGCAGCGGCCAATCGCCAGGCAAAGGTGGCTACTGAGGCGCAGACCGAGAGCCTGAATGATCTTCTTGCCGCGATCGACCCAACCACTCGCGCACTCAACCGCCTAGATGAGCAAGAGCGCAAGTTGGCTCAACAGAAAAAGATCGGCGCCCTCGATGCAGATACCTTCACGTATTACCAAGGCAAGATCGACCAGGCCCGCGCAGCCCTCACGGGGTTCGATCAATCTCTGAACCGTACCGGGAATACAGCGAAGCAGAATGCCGCAGCGCTCAGGATGCTGCCGGCGCAGTTCAGCGACGTTGTGATCAGCCTGCAGGCAGGACAATCGCCGCTGACAGTCTTCTTGCAGCAAGGATCGCAGATCAAAGACTCCTTTGGCGGGATGGGTCAGGCCGCCCGCGCAACAAGCAGCTATATCATTGGCCTGGTCAACCCATTCACAGTCGCTGCCGCAGCGGCCGGCGTTCTCGCACTGGCCTACAAGCAGGGGAGTGACGAAGCTACCGCCTTCAATGCTTCGCTGGCTTTGACCGGCAATACGGCCGGCACGTCTACCGAGCAGCTTGCCGGGATGGCCCAGCAGGTTTCGGCAACCGGCGGCACGGTGGGTAAAGCAGCGGCCGTATTGGCCCAACTTGCTGCCTCGACCCGTATACCGGTTTCGTCTTTTGAGTCGATCACCAGGGCGGCCATCGACTTCGAGTCGGCCACCGGCCAGGCTGCAGAAGAGACCGTCAAGAACTTCGAGAGGATCGCCAAAGATCCAGCGGCCGAGATTCTGAAACTCAACGAGTCGATGAACTTCCTGACGGCCTCGACCTACGAGCAGATCAAGGCATTGCAGGAGCAGGGGAAAACCCAAGCAGCTGCAGAGCTTGCGAACGATGCGTATGAGCAGGGCCTGAATCGGACCTCGAAAGGTGTGCGGGACAACCTCGGCTACATCGAGGCGAGCTGGAAGGCTGTGACGGGAGCAGCTAAAGCGGCCTGGGATGCTGCTCTCAACGTCGGCCGAGAGAAGACTCTAGATGAACAGCTTAAAGCGCTGGACGAGCAACTGGCCACCATCGCGGAGGCGGCAAACCGGAGAACTCAGCGCAAGCCGGGCGGCGGCCAGGCAGACCCAATCAGCAATCTGGCACCGGCTGACACCTTCCGTCAGGAGGCCCTGGAAGCCGAGAAGACTCAGCTGCTTATCATGAAAGCCGAGAAGGATCGGCGCGCAATGGCCCAGGGTTTGGCCCAGCAGCAGCAAAAACAATCGCTGGATGACCAACTGGCCCTGGATAAGCTTCGCGAAAACTCCGAAAACAATGCAGCGAAGCGCGAGAAGGCTTTGGCCGAGTATCGTCTGCTTGTTGAGAGGAGGGTCGCCGAGGCAAGGGTTAAAAATGATCAGTCGCTACTCATCTCGGCCGATCAGCAAGCCAAAGATATCGCGGCGATCAACGAGAAATACAAAGATCCAAGGACGCCAAAAGGACCGCAGTACAGAGAGGACGCCGGCCAGCGCATGCTAGACGAGGCTCGGCAGCGCTACGCCGTCCTGCAGCAGCAGAGCCGCGTAATCGCCGGTGAGGTCGACCAGACCCAGAAGTTGGGCGCCGAAGCCAAGAAGCTGATCGAACTCGAAAACGAGATCGCCAACCTCAAGGAGAAAAAGACACTCACCACGTCGCAGAAGCAGGTTCTGGCGATGGCTGAGTTGAACCTGGCCCAGCAGAAGCAGAACGCTGAGCTTGAGAAGGCGAATCAGCTGACCCAGGCGCAGTACGAGGTCAAAGCAAAGCTCAAGGCCTACCAGGACAACCTTGATTCTCGAGCTGGCCTTGAAAAGGATCGCTACAGATCTGAACTGGAAGGTGCTGGCCTCGGTGATCGCGCCAAGCAACGAGCGCAGGAGGCGCTGAAGATCCAGCAGGACTATCAAAAGCGCGTCAACAAGATCACCAATGACTACACCGACAGCAACGACAAGAGCGACAGTCGGAAGCAGCTGTATGAAGGCGAGCTTGCAGCTGAGAATAAGGCCTTGAACGATAGCCTTGAGCGGCAGAAGCAGCACTACGCTGACCTTGATGCATTACGTGGCAATTGGCTTTTGGGGGTATCGGAGTCGTGGCAGAACTATGCGGATATGGCCACCGATTACAACGAGCAGGCTAGAGCAGCAACCGAGTCGATTTTGGGTGCGGCCACCATGTCGATTTCGGACAGCTTGGCCGGGATTATTAAAGGCACTCAGTCTCTAGGAGACGCTTTTGGTGACTTGGCCGCGAATATGGCTAACTCAATCATTAATGCTCTGACCCAGATGGCTGCTCAATGGCTGGTTTACCAGGCTGTGCAGTTGGTGGCCGGCAAGGCTACCCAGGCGAGCGCTGCAGGAACTATGGCGGCGAATGCGACAGCGACTTCGTTGCAGGCGGGCTTGGCCGCGTTTGCCTCTACAGCAGCCATTCCCATTGTCGGCCCAGTGCTGGCACCGGAGGCAATGGCCACAGCACTTTCTATTACAGCTCCAATGGCTGCGGCAGTAGCGACTGCCGCTACAGCCGGTATAGGCTTTTCTGATGGCGGTTACACGGGCCCGGGCGGTGTCTATGAGCCGGCCGGCATCGTGCACAAGGGCGAAGTCGTCTGGTCGCAGGCTGATATTCGCCGCTTCGGAGGTGTGTCTGCTGTTGAGGCGCTGCGTGCTGGCAACGTTGTCCCTTCAGGTAACCCTCAAGCGCCTGGGCGACACCTGATAGCGGCTCGGGATGTGCGCACTCCCCCAGCGGCGCATCAGGTATTTATCGTGAACAATAGCAACTCGGTGGTTGAGACACGTACTGGCGAGGATGGCCGTTTAGAGGTTCTCGTCCAGGCGGTGGAGGACCGCTTGGTGGACCAGGTGGCTGCCGGCTGGGGTAACTTCACTCAAGTGCTTGAGCAGTCGTATTCGATGAAAAGGAATGCTTCATGA
- a CDS encoding sigma-70 family RNA polymerase sigma factor, whose amino-acid sequence MTKPESKQPDSPVKTKQRVSDKQRRQVLDLRRRHSLREVAQITGIPLGTVKTLVSRSGAFRDNEQHRALFTLPPISASAETLPSVPELPPQEVVTGDTEVDAVLWLRSIISTGQAALIGLAMEGAKKIKTPLNVLEKRYRDYLVATNPGHLFAAMSSFGFADLDALASRAIEQNRLRLEGVARFGDTLLADTEAETFCIEALRGLRATGQFGDFDKRQVAARFNAHPELLPHTLADCLYELGYWDQLYRLRNAVDRDASDGPPDATARDWFVFGLLAQIRPRDKAEGLAVFRYLVASQRDDMPESEAILVNLIG is encoded by the coding sequence ATGACCAAGCCAGAATCGAAACAGCCTGATTCACCCGTGAAGACGAAACAACGGGTTTCAGACAAGCAGCGGCGGCAAGTGCTGGACCTGCGCCGGCGTCACTCGCTCCGTGAGGTGGCCCAGATCACCGGCATACCGCTAGGAACGGTGAAGACCCTAGTTTCACGCTCTGGGGCATTCCGCGACAACGAGCAGCATCGTGCCTTGTTCACCCTGCCGCCGATTAGCGCCAGTGCCGAGACCCTACCGAGCGTGCCCGAGCTGCCGCCCCAAGAGGTGGTTACCGGGGACACGGAGGTGGATGCTGTGCTGTGGCTACGCTCGATCATCAGCACCGGCCAGGCCGCGCTGATTGGCCTGGCCATGGAGGGTGCCAAGAAGATCAAGACGCCGCTCAATGTTCTAGAGAAGCGGTACCGGGATTACTTGGTGGCCACCAATCCAGGGCACCTTTTCGCTGCTATGTCGTCGTTCGGCTTCGCTGACTTGGATGCGCTGGCCTCCCGGGCCATTGAGCAGAACCGGCTGAGGCTGGAGGGCGTCGCTCGCTTCGGTGATACCCTGCTGGCCGACACCGAGGCTGAAACGTTCTGCATCGAGGCGCTGCGCGGACTGCGTGCTACCGGCCAGTTCGGTGACTTCGATAAGCGCCAGGTAGCCGCGCGGTTCAACGCCCACCCTGAATTGCTGCCTCATACCTTAGCGGATTGCCTGTACGAGCTGGGCTACTGGGACCAGCTCTACCGGCTGCGTAACGCCGTCGACCGTGACGCCAGCGACGGACCACCCGATGCGACTGCACGGGACTGGTTCGTGTTCGGCCTGCTGGCGCAGATCCGGCCCCGTGACAAGGCCGAGGGACTGGCAGTGTTCCGCTACCTGGTCGCCAGCCAGCGCGACGATATGCCGGAATCGGAAGCAATTCTTGTAAACCTCATTGGGTAG